The following are encoded in a window of Salmo trutta chromosome 9, fSalTru1.1, whole genome shotgun sequence genomic DNA:
- the LOC115199654 gene encoding T-box transcription factor TBX3-like produces MLARQPPFFPVIALTSHGSLPLPVVQRHPTLDLSNAETILRLSSLEHHAATQYAKLRPPKTGGTEDATEDDPKVNLEARDLWTQFHKFGTEMVITKSGRRMFPAFKARCTGLNKMAKYILLMDIVAADECRYKFHNSHWMVAGKADPEMPTRMYIHPDSPAPGEQWMSKVVNFHKLKLTNNISDKHGFTILNSMHKYQVRFHVVRANDILQLPYSTFMTYVFSETEFIAVTAYQNDKITQLKIDNNPFAKGFRDTGNGRREKRKQLGINTQTSNETRMQEDNEISCDSLDEAPLKSAGNSKSTDVCESANESSQVAKDGHYVGQDLRKISSATEKLKPGPNTITAHCKTDRALADSFGAETDPDDPKQDHINVITGGRTRCFRAEEPNATESFQPLTVETDQRAHITGLECSHFFHCYSYPPDLTRYIINPFGVAHRLLHPAAQVNMQGRTFSSVAAMGHSLAAVSSGGVCAMGTAGISASSLQRVSGTSGLPVNFQQHAMASQGLTGSPIGGILPYSYSYLAAAAPHSTTASTPVRPRTRFRPYSIPNSVPDNCSTPLTSIHLMTDRDLGIHEERFENY; encoded by the exons ATGCTGGCCCGACAACCTCCGTTTTTCCCTGTCATTGCACTAACTTCCCACGGGTCTCTTCCCTTGCCTGTTGTGCAAAGGCACCCCACGCTGGATCTAAGCAATGCCGAAACGATCCTCCGCTTATCCTCGCTGGAACACCATGCTGCCACCCAGTATGCCAAGCTCAGGCCTCCTAAAACAGGGGGGACCGAGGATGCCACCGAGGATGATCCAAAGGTCAACTTGGAGGCGAGAGACCTTTGGACACAATTCCACAAATTCGGCACTGAAATGGTCATAACAAAATCAGGAAG GCGCATGTTTCCAGCGTTCAAAGCCAGATGTACTGGCTTGAACAAAATggcaaaatatattttgctgatgGATATTGTGGCGGCCGACGAGTGCAGGTACAAGTTTCACAACTCACATTGGATGGTGGCAGGAAAGGCAGATCCTGAAATGCCAACGAGGATGTACATACACCCAGACAGTCCCGCCCCTGGCGAGCAATGGATGTCAAAAGTGGTCAATTTTCACAAACTAAAATTGACAAACAACATCTCGGACAAGCATGGGTTT ACGATTCTTAACTCAATGCACAAATACCAGGTTAGGTTTCACGTTGTGAGGGCCAACGATATCCTCCAACTGCCATATAGCACGTTCATGACCTATGTATTTTCTGAGACAGAATTCATCGCCGTAACTGCATATCAAAACGATAAG ATTACACAACTGAAAATTGATAACAATCCTTTCGCCAAAGGATTCCGTGACACTGGCAATGGGAGAAGAGAAAAAAG GAAACAACTGGGGATTAATACACAAACGTCCAATGAGACACGAATGCAAGAAGACAATGAAATCTCGTGTGACTCTTTGGATGAGGCTCCACTGAAAAGCGCAGGAAACTCAAAATCAACCG ATGTCTGCGAAAGTGCCAACGAAAGCAGTCAAGTAGCAAAGGATGGACATTACGTTGGACAAGACTTGCGAAAAATCTCATCTGCCACAGAGAAACTGAAACCTGGTCCAAATACTATCACAGCGCACTGCAAAACGGACAGGGCTTTAGCGGACTCATTCGGGGCCGAAACAGACCCAGATGATCCAAAACAGGACCATATAAATGTCATAACTGGCGGTAGGACACGTTGCTTTAGAGCAGAGGAGCCGAATGCAACGGAGTCATTCCAGCCTCTAACCGTGGAAACGGACCAAAGAGCTCACATCACAGGCCTAGAATGCAGTCATTTTTTTCACTGCTATTCTTATCCACCGGATTTAACAAGATATATCATCAACCCCTTCGGTGTCGCACACCGTCTCCTACACCCCGCTGCCCAAGTCAACATGCAGGGGAGAACTTTCTCCAGTGTAGCAGCCATGGGCCACAGTCTGGCAGCTGTGTCATCTGGCGGAGTGTGCGCCATGGGCACGGCTGGTATCTCGGCATCTTCTTTACAAAGAGTGTCAGGAACGTCAGGATTACCCGTGAACTTTCAGCAGCATGCTATGGCATCACAG GGCCTCACCGGTTCTCCAATTGGTGGTATTTTGCCCTACTCCTACTCCTATTTGGCAGCAGCGGCTCCTCACTCCACCACAGCATCGACCCCAGTGCGCCCTCGTACTCGGTTCAGACCCTACTCCATTCCCAATAGCGTACCAGACAACTGTTCGACACCACTGACATCTATTCATCTTATGACTGATAGAGAC ctggggatccATGAGGAGAGATTTGAGAACTACTGA
- the tm2d2 gene encoding TM2 domain-containing protein 2, producing the protein MARISLNYILMCGQVLLLLSVLLLQCLEGIYSQNSSDSPGQRATTAAFSASEQPQDNVTTYHIIPVERVNYTELYEYRPPSPVVLCSYLPEEFIHCQDPVDHAQNSTAILEMGHGCWKFGGQVHKDVNHTPVICTALDDIECAGPREFLRGNEPCIKYTGHYFITTLLYSFFLGCFGVDRFCLGHTGTAVGKLLTLGGLGIWWFVDLILLITGGLMPSDNSNWCTFY; encoded by the exons ATGGCTAGGATTTCACTTAATTACATTCTGATGTGCGGGCAAGTTCTCTTGCTACTGTCAGTGTTGCTTTTGCAATGTTTGGAAGGAATATACTCCCAGAATTCATCAGACTCACCCGGACAGAGGGCAACAACAGCTGCATTCAGTGCCAGTGAGCAGCCACAAGATAACGTGACGACGTATCACATCATACCAGTTGAACGCGTGAATTATACTGAACTGTATGAATACAGGCCTCcgtcaccagttgtcctctgcaGCTATCT ACCAGAGGAGTTCATCCACTGTCAAGATCCAGTGGACCATGCACAGAATTCCACTGCCATTCTGGAGATGGGACACGGTTGTTGGAAG TTTGGGGGGCAGGTACACAAAGACGTGAATCACACACCAGTCATCTGCACGGCACTGGATGACATTGAATGTGCTGGACCCAGGGAGTTCCTGAGAGGGAATGAGCCGTGCATCAA ATACACTGGCCACTATTTCATCACCACCCTGCTGTACTCGTTCTTCCTGGGTTGCTTTGGAGTGGACAGGTTCTGCCTGGGACATACAGGCACAGCCGTGGGCAAGCTGCTGACCCTAGGAGGCCTTGGCATCTGGTGGTTCGTGgacctcatcctcctcatcaccgGAGGCCTCATGCCCAGTGACAACAGCAACTGGTGTACCTTCTACTGA